One part of the Rutidosis leptorrhynchoides isolate AG116_Rl617_1_P2 chromosome 1, CSIRO_AGI_Rlap_v1, whole genome shotgun sequence genome encodes these proteins:
- the LOC139902256 gene encoding F-box protein At2g35280-like, producing the protein MDQLLKNILHVLPNDIVGEILSRVGQQSSVHLSVARLVCKDFFEQSEHYLVYRRLSLDRWPILAWGIPEMVYLFYRCVLNKNPNAIFRLGLISYFDRVNTDLGLRYLEEASINGLNQAVYVYGLIMFSSHDLEEKDTGLKILNARFPPLPDLVVSVRMDVYGLLQQLCQDGPRYLKQASNCQLVEAVYVYGLVMFASHDVNEKEIGLKILNQTFPPIPDYVVAVRTKVYDLIHQILRMNRHPFADMETMCPISGHNGYLPRRNGFELKKPECMSCF; encoded by the exons ATGGATCAACTTTTAAAGAATATTCTACATGTTCTTCCTAATGACATAGTTGGTGAAATATTGTCAAGAGTTGGTCAACAATCATCGGTTCACTTGTCTGTTGCCAGATTGGTTTGCAAAGACTTTTTTGAGCAATCCGAACATTATTTGGTTTATCGAAGGCTTTCCTTAGATCGGTGGCCTATCTTAGCTTGGGGTATCCCGGAAATGGTCTATCTTTTCTATCGGTGTGTGTTAAATaaaaaccctaatgcaatttttcgATTGGGTTTGATAAGTTATTTCGATAGAGTAAACACAGACTTAGGTCTTCGTTATTTAGAAGAAGCTTCAATCAATGGGCTGAATCAGgcagtttatgtttatggtttgatCATGTTTTCATCTCATGATTTGGAGGAAAAGGATACGGGTTTAAAAATACTTAATGCAAGATTTCCACCACTGCCGGATTTGGTGGTTTCTGTCAGAATGGATGTTTATGGTTTGTTACAGCAATTATG CCAAGATGGCCCCCGTTATTTAAAACAAGCATCAAACTGCCAATTAGTAGAGgctgtttatgtttatggtttagtTATGTTTGCTTCTCACGATGTAAATGAAAAGGAAATCGGTTTAAAAATTCTTAATCAGACATTCCCACCGATACCGGATTATGTGGTTGCTGTGAGAACAAAGGTTTATGACCTTATACATCAAATCTTGAGAATGAACCGCCATCCTTTTGCTGACATGGAAACGATGTGCCCTATATCCGGCCACAATGGTTATTTACCAAGAAGAAATGGGTTTGAACTAAAGAAACCAGAATGCATGTCGTGCTTTTGA